A stretch of Zootoca vivipara chromosome 13, rZooViv1.1, whole genome shotgun sequence DNA encodes these proteins:
- the LOC118095728 gene encoding olfactory receptor 10G6-like produces the protein MECENQTGQYHFIIVGFPYPHELRVPLFLFFLLIYLLTFIGNLMILLAVAFEPRLHKPMYWFLCHLSFLDMTVSSVVVPKVVAGFLEGGGVISFGGCVTQLFFFHFLGCTECFLYTVMAYDRFLAICKPLRYGTIMSHKACLCLSFGTWFGGSLHSMIQTTLTFHLPYGHGDQVGYIFCDIPAVLKLACADTALNEMVTFVDIGFLAMTCFLLILTSYVYIISAILRIRSAEGRRRAFSTCAAHITVVITYYVPLVFIYLRPGSEDPLDGVVAVFYTTVTPLLNPVIYTLRNKEMKCALRKLWSRNMSSPIE, from the coding sequence ATGGAGTGTGAAAACCAAACGGGACAGTACCATTTCATCATTGTTGGGTTTCCTTATCCCCATGAACTACGAGTCCCGTTGTTCCTCTTTTTCCTGCTCATCTACCTGCTCACCTTCATCGGAAACCTCATGATCCTCTTGGCAGTGGCATTTGAGCCCCGGCTGCACAAACCCATGTATTGGTTCCTTTGCCACTTGTCCTTCTTGGATATGACTGTCtcctcagtggtggtgcccaagGTGGTCGCTGGGTTTCTTGAAGGTGGTGGGGTCATCTCCTTTGGTGGTTGCGTGacccaactcttcttcttccacttcctGGGCTGCACTGAATGTTTCCTCTATACCGTCATGGCCTATGACCGCTTCCTGGCCATCTGCAAGCCGCTCCGCTATGGCACTATCATGAGCCATAAAGCTTGCCTCTGCCTCTCCTTTGGGACCTGGTTCGGGGGCTCCTTGCACTCTATGATACAGACCACTCTCACCTTCCACTTGCCCTATGGCCATGGGGACCAAGTGGGCTATATCTTCTGTGACATCCCAGCTGTGCTTAAGCTGGCCTGTGCTGACACAGCACTCAACGAGATGGTGACCTTTGTAGACATTGGCTTCTTGGCCATGACCTGCTTCCTCCTCATCCTCACATCCTACGTGTACATCATCTCTGCAATCCTGAGGATCCGTAGCGCTGAGGGACGTCGCCGAGCATTTTCCACTTGCGCTGCTCACATCACAGTTGTCATAACTTACTATGTTCCCCTAGTGTTCATCTATCTGAGGCCAGGGTCTGAAGACCCACTGGACGGAGTGGTGGCCGTGTTCTACACCACTGTAACCCCACTCCTGAATCCCGTCATTTATACATTGAGGAACAAGGAGATGAAGTGTGCATTAAGAAAGTTGTGGAGCAGGAATATGTCTTCACCAATTGAATGA
- the LOC118094990 gene encoding olfactory receptor 10S1-like has protein sequence MDPANHTVTVFVLGVLPNTAELPLLFFLIFLAIYMLTVLGNLLILITILLEPQLHRLPMYFFLCHLSFLDTCLSSVTVPKVLAGFLRSSYRTISFGGCIVQLYTFHFLASTECFLYTVMAYDRYLAICRPLNYSTLMNRRVCSGLTAGTWLTGSFHAAIHTSLTFRLPYCGPNQVDYFFCDIPPVLKLACADTSVNHAIILANIGAVAAGCFVLICTSYAYITSAILKIRTTEGRRRAFSTCSAHLTVVLLYYGPPVFIYLRPSSSASTYGTLAVFYTIITPMLNPFIYTLRNKEVKRALRKSFKRHVASQE, from the coding sequence ATGGACCCTGCCAACCACACTGTGACGGTCTTTGTCCTGGGGGTGCTGCCAAACACAGCCGAactcccccttctcttcttcctcatcttcttGGCCATCTACATGCTTACTGTGCTGGGGAACCTCCTCATCCTGATCACCATCTTGTTAGAACCCCAACTCCATCGTctccccatgtacttcttcctctgCCACCTCTCCTTCCTAGACACCTGTCTCTCCTCTGTCACAGTGCCCAAAGTCTTGGCGGGCTTCCTAAGGTCCAGCTACAGAACCATCTCCTTTGGAGGCTGCATCGTCCAGCTCTATACCTTCCACTTCTTGGCAAGCACCGAGTGCTTCCTTTACACTGTCATGGCTTATGACCGCTACCTTGCCATCTGCCGCCCGCTGAACTACAGTACACTCATGAACAGGAGGGTCTGCTCTGGTCTCACAGCTGGGACCTGGCTCACTGGGTCCTTTCATGCCGCTATCCATACCAGCCTGACGTTCCGTCTGCCCTACTGTGGTCCCAACCAAGTGGACTACTTCTTTTGTGACATACCACCAGTGCTCAAACTAGCCTGTGCTGACACATCGGTGAACCATGCCATCATACTAGCCAACATAGGCGCTGTGGCTGCCGGCTGCTTTGTGCTCATATGTACCTCCTATGCCTACATCACATCCGCCATTCTGAAAATCCGAACAACAGAGGGAAGGCGCCGTGCCTTCTCCACTTGCAGTGCTCACCTTACCGTGGTGCTGCTCTACTACGGCCCTCCAGTCTTTATATACTTGCGTCCATCTTCAAGTGCCTCCACCTATGGGACTCTAGCTGTATTCTACACCATCATCACTCCTATGTTGAACCCGTTCATATACACATTGCGGAACAAGGAAGTGAAAAGGGCGTTGAGGAAATCATTCAAGAGACATGTTG